In Drosophila subpulchrella strain 33 F10 #4 breed RU33 chromosome 3R, RU_Dsub_v1.1 Primary Assembly, whole genome shotgun sequence, the following are encoded in one genomic region:
- the LOC119548449 gene encoding rootletin isoform X2, translating into MQAYRDNFKQTPCPSAVDLQAAGPAHPPATASRLPFSRSQRGRDPSASAASVSASAAGALTPRMMSPGPPGGAGGGGDPSALLRQNQELRQRLADESHSYRRRLDTYKQAQHNQANLVSRLQSKIQQYRQRCSDLEDRMHETIKPTVGTGPKLTTGPTTSQVMCSTSLTLGQSSLPCSSSLDSPPPSCSRDYVHDDVLVTGGGGGAADLCRKLEEEHQRCEQILAQNSALRQQLEESNRTNEALTNDLQKLTNDWAGLRDELLIKEDEFKEEEQAFKDYYNSEHNRLLKMWREVVAVKRSFKEMQTAMKAEVAKMGQEINCVGKDISGSNATVAFAHQQAKRAADEELKQSQRSNDELQNQLATLKVQYESARHEIMERDQRLLELMNQLKKLEDRCAQAESQAALASRYSDEIERLNNSMREIAQAVVQDAEIADREADAEVTGGVMQHMHLTRDAASVAGGGAGGGGAGSTTGGGKSPRRNSTRASQAFAEGTISAVQAALHKYQLALHDMQVKFQNTSETLRTTKTQLETSEGTKQLLTTKMQQLTEKLDSSNSKLSELLQERESLQRGLDDVRTQKQQSEMGRADINSAFENLSGDYEKLQLNYGKLQKRIDSMEEDKKAVELEIQRILKDKNITELNLRSEEDRSSRLREETISLREELNRVSLNRDLLEQQRIESDNLINLLEKQKSDLEYDLDKLLLEKCDLQEKHEKLSNNSCSTSDELKSVQNCLQETQEERKKLRIQSADQSNEIGELKKELAVLDKARLELETDNLSAGEKLKCLQLEKEKILQDLACVTRDRGDIHNQLTAMCRKKEALNEELMRTRQRLEQTTETNSRLNRNLEEMVKDVEEKQVVIDLHEKDTHRLNELLAALRSEKESLESVLFDTNTSLEATEERRSQLERDLQEALVREESLKNHVARLQKDLEQCQRKAQETKTQLLNAARAAESDFNQKIANLQACAEDAAKRHGEEILQLRNALEKRMQQALQALQTAKDDEIEKLQERLATLQAHLESLVQQHEEALIRAESEKQQALLIAHRDKQAVAERLEAVSRDLKTEQESLDRSRREANARDEKQRAAIAQLKDEMVHMRTKEEEHKIKLEECIRKQELQLNSIREERDTLCRVSEELKMEIRLKEDKMEGTNNELQDALRKSKEGEGFIDSLRKELTDCRRQLADSNIERDKYSGSNKELRDHVKRVESAKREQARAIEEALQKISNLEDTKNSLENERTRLSTILKETENHFTKTTQDLNATKAQLQKAQVEFAQKDEGGKELQCKLVAEVELKERAQQELCQIKKQLSDLEANLCATRQELGRARCQNNQEEHRFHAREQELAQRLEEGRGREKRLEDQKHNLEVCLADATQQIQELKARLGGAEGRIRALDEQLSCVELHKRDTEQKLSSVVHTLRRIAGIQVDGSVNLSHRLLSPSRRFSPSRSCGDYDNRSTSQCPDGPIDVDPDLVRKGVRNLMHQVAQLEREKDDYKSQLGAAKKQLQDAADQQLKCDAKLGKLQAMLRNLQEEKSNLETDRKMKISAIHALEEKLKHRNDECQMLRERLAQTEMQLAATSEENGQNEERLEKSRQQCAKLDNEKRQLQEELAKVEGRASKLDLQRVAMEGDLTRLQMALQEKDCSIRQMAERLENQNRAMTQLEDRCTALKSTVDQLKERLQKSAVTETQLRGELKTLQKELSEQGHCSQANEDKLKLVQKSLQTAENEKRILTERLDSAQTNLNELRRSQQAQLDGNQRLQEQVTDLEVQRSALESQLRIAKWNQESGGDKGLTNGNGGSNGEDELSRQLKSSQREKSELRSKLQTLQDKVKQLECERKSKFSGGNAYDRAEKSNSYYGGANDSGEFDSNRYDVGGGNAGTGGGGGSFNCGLDHSVIEQETRDLRLKVRRLETLLAEKESELARCKARMNDSAKCTDGLDGDRYRSAQMHAEKLLDAREQSHRQQVLRLENQISMLREQLAQEAKRRQQYILRSSKANREMQHLRSTLGDSLRNVSQHPVDAHLLESESRRLDSAVSMSLPPSTCRDYDRD; encoded by the exons ATGCAGGCGTATCGCGATAACTTCAAGCAAACGCCCTGCCCATCGGCCGTCGACCTTCAGGCGGCGGGACCAGCCCACCCACCGGCCACCGCCTCTCGGCTGCCTTTTTCGCGCAGCCAGCGTGGGCGTGACCCCTCGGCCAGTGCCGCCTCCGTTTCCGCCTCCGCCGCCGGCGCCCTAACGCCCAGGATGATGAGCCCGGGTCCGCCAGGTGGAGCAGGCGGCGGGGGAGATCCCTCGGCCCTGCTGCGCCAGAACCAGGAGCTGCGCCAACGGCTGGCCGACGAGTCGCATAGCTATCGACGCCGCCTGGACACCTACAAGCAGGCGCAGCACAACCAGGCCAACCTGGTCAGCCGGCTGCAGTCGAAGATCCAGCAGTATCGCCAGCGGTGCAGCGATCTGGAGGACCGCATGCACGAGACCATCAAGCCGACGGTGGGCACGGGACCAAAGTTGACCACGGGTCCGACCACCAGTCAGGTGATG TGCTCGACTTCCCTGACCCTGGGCCAGAGCAGTTTGCCCTGCAGCTCCTCGCTGGACTCACCACCGCCCAGCTGCAGTCGCGATTATGTCCACGACGATGTCCTGGTCACCGGCGGAGGCGGCGGAGCAGCTGACCTTTGCCGCAAACTggaggaggagcaccagcgaTGCGAGCAGATCCTGGCCCAGAACAGTGCCCTTCGCCAGCAGCTGGAGGAGTCGAATCGCACCAACGAGGCGCTGACCAACGACCTGCAGAAGCTGACCAACGACTGGGCCGGCCTGCGAGATGAGCTGCTGATCAAGGAGGACGAGTtcaaggaggaggagcaggccTTCAAGGACTACTACAACAGCGAGCACAACCGCCTGCTGAAGATGTGGCGAGAGGTGGTGGCCGTCAAGCGATCCTTCAAGGAAATGCAAACGGCCATGAAGGCAGAGGTGGCCAAGATGGGTCAGGAGATCAACTGTGTGGGCAAGGACATCAGTGGTTCCAATGCCACGGTGGCCTTTGCCCACCAGCAGGCCAAACGGGCGGCGGATGAGGAACTGAAGCAGTCCCAACGCAGCAATGATGAGCTGCAGAACCAATTGGCTACCCTTAAAGTTCAATATGAGAGTGCCCGCCACGAGATCATGGAGCGAGATCAGCGACTCCTGGAGCTGATGAATCAACTGAAGAAGCTGGAGGATCGCTGTGCCCAAGCGGAATCGCAGGCTGCTCTGGCCAGTCGCTATAGCGACGAGATTGAGAGACTCAATAATTCCATGCGCGAAATTGCGCAGGCCGTTGTTCAAGATGCTGAGATCGCAGATCGCGAGGCAGACGCCGAGGTCACCGGCGGGGTCATGCAGCACATGCACCTGACGCGTGACGCCGCCTCTGTGGCGGGTGGCGGAGCAGGAGGCGGTGGTGCGGGCAGCACCACTGGTGGTGGGAAATCCCCACGCCGGAACTCAACACGCGCCTCCCAAGCCTTCGCCGAGGGCACCATCTCAGCCGTCCAGGCAGCACTCCACAAATACCAACTGGCCCTCCATGACATGCAGGTTAAGTTCCAGAATACCAGCGAAACCCTGCGCACCACCAAGACCCAGTTGGAGACCAGCGAGGGTACCAAACAGCTCCTCACCACCAAGATGCAGCAGCTCACCGAGAAGCTGGACAGCAGCAACTCCAAGCTGTCGGAGCTGCTGCAGGAGAGGGAGAGTCTGCAGCGCGGTCTGGACGATGTCCGCACCCAGAAGCAGCAGTCCGAGATGGGCAGAGCCGATATCAATAGTGCG TTTGAGAACCTGAGCGGTGACTATGAGAAGCTTCAGCTGAACTATGGAAAACTGCAGAAGCGCATCGATTCCATGGAGGAGGACAAAAAGGCCGTTGAGCTGGAAATCCAACGCATTCTAAAGGACAAGAATATCACCGAGTTGAATTTGAG ATCCGAGGAAGACCGCAGTAGTCGGCTGAGGGAGGAGACTATCTCCCTCCGCGAGGAGCTCAACCGGGTGAGCCTGAATCGTGATCTTCTAGAGCAGCAGCGCATTGAGTCGGATAACCTGATCAATCTACTTGAAAAGCAGAAATCCGATCTGGAGTATGACCTGGACAAGCTGCTGTTGGAGAAGTGTGATCTGCAGGAGAAGCACGAGAAGCTATCGAACAACAGTTGCTCCACCAGCGATGAGCTAAAGTCGGTTCAAAATTGCCTCCAGGAGACACAGGAGGAGCGCAAAAAGCTCCGGATCCAGTCCGCCGATCAGTCCAATGAAATTGGTGAGCTCAAGAAGGAACTGGCGGTGTTGGACAAGGCGCGACTCGAACTGGAGACGGACAACCTGTCCGCCGGCGAGAAGCTCAAGTGCCTGCAGTTAGAAAAGGAGAAGATACTGCAGGACTTGGCCTGTGTCACCCGGGATCGTGGTGATATTCACAACCAGCTGACGGCCATGTGTCGAAAGAAGGAGGCTTTGAATGAGGAACTGATGCGGACTCGCCAACGCTTGGAGCAGACCACCGAGACCAATAGTCGCCTGAATAGAAATCTGGAGGAGATGGTGAAAGATGTGGAGGAGAAGCAGGTGGTCATCGATTTGCATGAGAAGGACACCCATCGCTTGAATGAACTCCTGGCAGCCCTGCGCTCCGAAAAGGAGTCCCTGGAATCGGTGCTCTTCGACACGAATACCTCTTTGGAGGCAACCGAAGAGCGACGTAGCCAGTTGGAACGGGATCTGCAGGAGGCTTTGGTAAGGGAAGAGTCCCTAAAGAACCATGTGGCTCGTCTGCAGAAAGATCTGGAGCAATGCCAGCGCAAGGCCCAGGAAACAAAGACGCAGTTGCTCAATGCCGCCCGTGCGGCCGAGAGTGATTTCAACCAGAAGATTGCCAATCTTCAAGCTTGTGCAGAGGATGCGGCCAAACGACATGGCGAGGAAATCCTCCAGTTAAGGAATGCCCTGGAAAAGCGGATGCAACAGGCTCTGCAAGCCCTGCAAACGGCCAAGGATGATGAGATCGAGAAGTTGCAGGAGCGATTGGCCACTCTGCAGGCCCATCTCGAGAGTCTTGTCCAGCAGCACGAGGAGGCACTGATCCGTGCGGAAAGCGAGAAGCAGCAGGCCCTGTTGATTGCCCACCGGGACAAACAGGCGGTGGCCGAGCGGTTGGAGGCCGTGTCCCGGGATCTGAAGACCGAACAGGAGTCCCTCGATCGCAGCAGACGGGAGGCCAATGCTCGGGATGAGAAGCAACGGGCGGCAATCGCTCAGCTCAAGGATGAGATGGTGCACATGCGCACCAAGGAGGAGGAGCATAA GATTAAGCTGGAGGAGTGCATCCGCAAGCAGGAGTTGCAGTTGAATAGCATTCGTGAGGAGCGTGACACCCTGTGCCGTGTGAGCGAGGAGTTGAAGATGGAGATTCGCCTGAAGGAGGACAAAATGGAGGGCACCAACAACGAGCTGCAGGATGCACTGCGCAAGTCCAAGGAGG GCGAAGGATTCATAGACAGTCTGCGCAAGGAGTTGACCGACTGTCGCCGACAACTGGCGGACAGCAACATCGAGCGCGACAAGTATTCCGGCAGCAACAAGGAGCTGCGCGACCATGTAAAACGCGTGGAGAGCGCTAAGCGGGAACAGGCACGCGCCATCGAGGAGGCACTCCAGAAGATTAGCAACCTAGAGGACACCAAGAACTCGCTAGAGAACGAACGCACTAGGTTAAGTACCATCCTGAAGGAGACGGAGAATCACTTTACGAAAACCACCCAGGATCTGAATGCCACCAAGGCGCAGCTGCAGAAGGCCCAAGTGGAGTTTGCCCAGAAAGACGAGGGGGGCAAGGAGCTGCAGTGCAAGCTGGTGGCCGAAGTGGAGCTTAAGGAGCGGGCTCAGCAGGAGCTCTGCCAGATCAAGAAGCAGTTGTCCGACTTGGAGGCCAATCTATGCGCCACTCGCCAGGAACTGGGCCGGGCTCGGTGTCAGAACAACCAGGAGGAGCACCGCTTCCATGCCAGGGAACAGGAGTTGGCCCAGCGCCTGGAGGAGGGTCGTGGCAGGGAGAAGCGACTGGAGGATCAGAAGCACAACTTGGAGGTCTGCCTGGCTGATGCCACTCAGCAGATTCAGGAGTTAAAGGCCCGTTTGGGCGGAGCCGAAGGTCGTATTCGAGCCCTGGATGAGCAGTTATCCTGCGTGGAGCTACACAAGCGGGACACCGAACAGAAGCTCTCCTCAGTGGTCCACACGCTGCGCAGGATAGCCGGCATCCAAGTGGACGGCAGTGTGAATCTTTCCCATCGATTGCTGAGCCCCTCGAGAAGATTCAGTCCATCGCGCAGTTGCGGGGATTACGACAACAGGAGCACTTCGCAGTGTCCGGATGGACCCATCGATGTGGATCCAGATCTGGTGCGAAAGGGTGTCCGCAATCTGATGCACCAGGTGGCTCAGTTGGAACGCGAGAAGGATGACTACAAGTCTCAGCTGGGAGCGGCTAAGAAGCAACTCCAAGATGCCGCCGATCAGCAACTGAAATGCGATGCCAAGCTCGGTAAGCTTCAGGCCATGCTGCGAAATCTTCAGGAGGAGAAGAGCAACTTAGAAACGGATCGTAAGATGAAGATCTCCGCCATCCATGCGCTGGAGGAGAAGCTCAAGCACCGCAACGATGAGTGTCAGATGCTGAGGGAACGTTTGGCCCAAACGGAGATGCAACTGGCCGCCACATCCGAGGAGAATGGCCAGAACGAGGAACGCCTGGAGAAGAGCCGACAGCAGTGCGCCAAGTTGGACAACGAGAAGCGTCAGCTGCAGGAGGAACTGGCCAAGGTGGAGGGTAGGGCCAGCAAACTGGATCTTCAGCGGGTGGCCATGGAGGGCGATCTCACCCGATTGCAGATGGCCCTGCAGGAGAAGGACTGCAGCATCCGTCAGATGGCCGAACGCCTGGAGAATCAAAATCGCGCCATGACCCAACTGGAGGATCGTTGCACAGCCCTCAAGTCCACCGTGGATCAGCTGAAGGAACGCCTCCAAAAGTCCGCCGTCACCGAAACCCAGCTGAGGGGCGAGCTGAAGACCCTTCAGAAGGAGCTCTCCGAGCAGGGCCACTGCTCTCAGGCCAACGAGGACAAGCTGAAGCTGGTTCAGAAGTCCCTGCAGACCGCCGAGAACGAGAAGCGCATCCTCACCGAGCGCCTGGACAGTGCCCAGACCAATCTCAACGAGCTACGTCGCAGCCAGCAGGCTCAACTGGATGGAAATCAGCGACTGCAAGAGCAGGTCACCGATCTGGAGGTTCAGCGCTCGGCTCTGGAGTCCCAGCTCCGCATAGCCAAGTGGAACCAAGAGAGCGGCGGCGACAAGGGGCTGACCAATGGCAATGGAGGCAGCAATGGCGAGGATGAGCTTAGCAGGCAGCTAAAGTCTTCCCAGCGAGAGAAATCGGAGCTGCGCAGTAAGCTGCAGACCCTGCAG GACAAAGTCAAACAGTTGGAGTGCGAACGGAAAAGCAAGTTCTCAGGCGGAAACGCCTACGATCGGGCCGAAAAGTCCAACTCCTATTACGGTGGAGCTAATGATTCCGGGGAGTTTGATTCCAATCGCTACGATGTGGGCGGAGGTAATGCCGGAACTGGTGGAGGAGGAGGCTCCTTCAACTGCGGATTGGATCACAGTGTGATCGAGCAGGAAACCCGCGATCTGCGACTCAAGGTGCGTCGCCTGGAGACGCTGCTGGCTGAAAAGGAGTCCGAGTTGGCGCGTTGCAAGGCGCGAATGAACGACAGCGCCAAGTGCACTGATGGCTTGGACGGGGATCGCTATCGCAGTGCCCAGATGCACGCCGAGAAGCTGCTCGACGCCAGAGAACAGTCCCACAGGCAGCAGGTTCTGCGCCTGGAGAATCAG ATATCCATGCTGCGCGAGCAATTGGCTCAGGAGGCCAAGCGGAGACAACAGTATATTCTACGCAGCTCAAAGGCGAATCGGGAAATGCAGCACTTGAGGAGCACCCTTGGAGATTCCTTACGCAATGTGTCCCAGCACCCGGTGGATGCTCATCTCCTGGAAAGCGAGAGCAGGCG TCTCGATTCGGCCGTTTCGATGAGCCTGCCTCCCTCGACCTGCCGGGACTATGATCGCGACTAG